A single genomic interval of Halorubrum aethiopicum harbors:
- a CDS encoding DUF5791 family protein, with amino-acid sequence MFHEVVDGRGGSAPIDGGAEGREGEDGEEVEAAALLAAFETMLADAIDEVEAADRDGVGDGAPLDPATVKAVGDGDAASLTAEEAAAVLAVAADRDADAMVAELRDHLLMGMATAVLDVDTIAASIDADLTGQEVQQVLEGRAAMTLDQLAEVMAVVETRKP; translated from the coding sequence ATGTTCCACGAGGTCGTCGACGGGCGGGGCGGATCCGCTCCGATCGACGGCGGGGCCGAAGGACGCGAAGGGGAGGACGGCGAGGAGGTCGAGGCGGCCGCGCTGCTGGCGGCCTTCGAGACGATGTTGGCCGACGCGATCGACGAGGTCGAGGCGGCCGATCGCGACGGCGTCGGCGACGGCGCACCCCTCGATCCGGCGACGGTCAAGGCGGTCGGCGACGGCGACGCCGCGAGCCTGACCGCCGAGGAGGCCGCCGCAGTCCTCGCGGTCGCCGCCGACCGCGACGCCGACGCGATGGTCGCCGAGCTCCGGGATCACCTCCTGATGGGGATGGCGACGGCGGTGCTCGACGTCGACACGATCGCGGCCTCGATCGACGCCGACCTCACCGGCCAGGAGGTCCAGCAGGTCCTCGAGGGGCGCGCGGCGATGACGCTCGACCAGCTCGCGGAGGTCATGGCGGTCGTCGAGACGCGAAAGCCATGA
- a CDS encoding NAD-dependent epimerase/dehydratase family protein, which produces MRVVVVGCGYVGLELARGLADRGHDVTGVRRSDAGIEAIEAIAGGVEAVRADATDPESLAALPDADAVVFAASSGGRGAEAAREVYVDGLRNVVEEYGDRTRAPDRLVYTSSTGVYGDHGGAWVDESTPIEPTTEKTRVLAEAERVALEDAGAAGIEGTVARFAGLYGPDRYRLDRYLEGPVTAGYLNMVHRDDAAGAIRFLLEGDAARGEPVVVVDDEPVEKHAFADWLADECGVPRPEKRSKEARIAAGDLSAAAERRIRTSKRCSNDRLRELGYEFVYPTFREGYRDAVDEFRRARE; this is translated from the coding sequence ATGAGGGTCGTCGTCGTCGGCTGCGGCTACGTCGGCTTGGAGCTCGCGCGGGGGCTCGCCGACCGTGGCCACGACGTGACCGGCGTTCGACGATCGGACGCGGGGATCGAGGCGATCGAGGCGATCGCCGGGGGCGTCGAGGCGGTTCGCGCGGACGCGACCGACCCGGAGTCGCTCGCCGCGCTTCCCGACGCGGACGCGGTCGTGTTCGCGGCCAGCTCGGGCGGCCGGGGCGCGGAGGCGGCCCGCGAGGTCTACGTCGACGGGCTCCGGAACGTCGTCGAGGAGTACGGCGACCGAACCCGAGCGCCCGACCGACTGGTGTACACGTCGTCGACCGGCGTGTACGGCGACCACGGCGGCGCGTGGGTCGACGAGTCGACGCCGATCGAGCCGACCACCGAGAAGACGCGAGTGCTCGCCGAGGCCGAACGCGTCGCGCTCGAGGACGCGGGCGCGGCCGGGATCGAGGGCACGGTCGCGCGGTTCGCGGGACTGTACGGACCCGATCGCTACCGACTCGATCGGTACCTCGAGGGGCCGGTGACCGCCGGCTACCTCAACATGGTCCACCGCGACGACGCCGCGGGCGCGATACGGTTCCTCCTCGAGGGCGACGCCGCCCGCGGCGAGCCCGTGGTCGTCGTCGACGACGAGCCGGTCGAGAAGCACGCGTTCGCCGACTGGCTCGCCGACGAGTGCGGGGTCCCCCGGCCCGAGAAGCGCTCGAAGGAGGCGCGGATCGCCGCGGGCGACCTCTCCGCGGCGGCGGAACGTCGGATCCGAACGAGCAAGCGCTGTTCGAACGACCGGCTTCGAGAGCTCGGTTACGAGTTCGTGTACCCGACGTTTCGGGAGGGCTACCGCGACGCGGTCGACGAGTTCCGACGCGCGCGGGAGTGA
- a CDS encoding DHH family phosphoesterase, giving the protein MWAPATVSGWLSEAEAFIRENPELAATAVLGAVVVLLSAYVFVRARRPAGEEFRRLLAEQSEIAVLMHPNPDPDAMAAAIGVSSLADQLDVEATIQYPGQIRHQENRAFRTVLDLELDRIDHVSDLAAETVVLVDHNEARGFAGADGVLPTAVVDHHPGDGRGDEFTDVRTDYGATASVVAEYFDDVGAVPVPPDKHASETDADLVLSTRAATGLLYGILTDTKHLTVGASEPDFASAAYVYPGVDQDRLDRIANPAVDAEVLEVKARAIAGRQVEGSFAVADVGGVNNVDAIPQAADELIQLEGVSAVVVIGERDGTVHLSGRSRDDRVHMGNAIDSVLSEVTNGNGGGHSRMGGGTITPEVDPTGESEPETVDRDGLTDALFRAMAGDV; this is encoded by the coding sequence ATGTGGGCCCCAGCAACGGTCAGCGGGTGGCTCTCGGAGGCGGAGGCGTTCATCCGAGAGAACCCCGAACTGGCCGCCACCGCGGTCCTCGGGGCGGTCGTCGTACTTCTCAGCGCGTACGTGTTCGTTCGGGCGCGCCGGCCGGCCGGCGAGGAGTTCCGGCGGCTGCTGGCGGAGCAGTCGGAGATCGCGGTGCTGATGCACCCCAACCCGGATCCGGACGCGATGGCGGCCGCGATCGGCGTCTCGTCGCTGGCGGACCAGCTCGACGTCGAGGCGACGATCCAGTATCCGGGACAGATCCGTCACCAGGAGAACCGCGCGTTCCGGACGGTGTTGGACCTCGAACTCGACCGGATCGACCACGTCAGCGACCTCGCGGCGGAGACGGTCGTCCTCGTCGACCACAACGAGGCGCGCGGGTTCGCCGGGGCCGACGGGGTGTTGCCGACCGCCGTCGTCGACCACCATCCGGGTGACGGCCGGGGCGACGAGTTCACCGACGTCCGGACCGACTACGGGGCGACCGCCTCCGTCGTCGCCGAGTACTTCGACGACGTCGGCGCGGTGCCGGTGCCGCCGGACAAACACGCGAGCGAGACCGACGCGGACCTCGTGTTGTCGACGCGGGCGGCGACGGGACTCCTCTACGGGATCCTGACGGACACCAAACACCTCACCGTGGGCGCGAGCGAGCCGGACTTCGCGTCCGCGGCGTACGTCTACCCCGGCGTCGACCAGGACCGGCTGGACCGGATCGCCAACCCGGCCGTCGACGCGGAGGTCCTGGAGGTGAAGGCCCGCGCGATCGCGGGACGACAGGTCGAGGGGTCGTTCGCGGTCGCCGACGTCGGCGGCGTGAACAACGTCGACGCGATCCCGCAGGCGGCCGACGAGCTGATCCAGCTCGAGGGCGTCAGCGCGGTCGTCGTCATCGGCGAGCGGGACGGGACGGTCCACCTCTCGGGGCGCTCGCGCGACGACCGGGTCCACATGGGCAACGCCATCGACTCGGTGCTCTCGGAGGTCACGAACGGGAACGGCGGCGGCCACTCGCGAATGGGCGGCGGCACGATCACGCCGGAGGTGGATCCCACGGGGGAGTCCGAGCCGGAGACGGTCGACCGCGACGGACTGACGGACGCCCTGTTCAGGGCGATGGCCGGCGACGTGTGA
- a CDS encoding ABC transporter permease produces the protein MSRISRVLTEATAAARSFLRRRTAVFFTFFFPVILVVIFGALVRTQPTGGGLFAEPAGYYIPGYLAVVVLFTPLSRVGSEIARHRDGGRFEKLATTPLSRAEWLLAHTLVNVAIIGAASLLILGLVLAVTDATLVVSPALAALPLFVAVAVALFCGLGAVLGALADSQDGVIAASNTVALPLLFLSETFVPPALLPGWFLPAVAASPLTYFARGTRAIVHEPGAWVGDLAVLAALAAGFLALGAYAVPRTD, from the coding sequence ATGAGCCGGATCTCGCGAGTGCTCACGGAGGCGACCGCGGCCGCGCGGTCGTTCCTCCGGCGGCGTACCGCCGTCTTCTTCACGTTCTTCTTCCCCGTGATCCTCGTCGTCATCTTCGGTGCGCTGGTCCGGACCCAGCCGACCGGCGGCGGTCTCTTCGCCGAGCCGGCCGGCTACTACATCCCCGGCTACCTCGCGGTGGTCGTGCTCTTCACGCCGCTGTCGCGGGTCGGCTCGGAGATCGCCCGCCACCGCGACGGCGGCCGCTTCGAGAAACTCGCGACCACGCCGCTCTCCCGCGCCGAGTGGCTGCTCGCGCACACGCTCGTCAACGTCGCGATCATCGGTGCCGCGAGCCTCCTGATACTGGGGCTCGTGCTCGCCGTGACCGACGCGACGCTCGTCGTCTCCCCGGCGCTCGCCGCCCTGCCCCTCTTCGTCGCCGTCGCGGTCGCGCTCTTCTGCGGGCTCGGCGCGGTCCTCGGCGCGCTCGCGGACTCACAGGACGGGGTGATCGCCGCGAGCAACACGGTCGCGCTCCCGCTTCTCTTCCTCTCGGAGACGTTCGTCCCGCCCGCACTGTTGCCCGGCTGGTTCCTGCCGGCCGTCGCCGCCTCGCCGCTCACCTACTTCGCCCGCGGGACGCGAGCGATCGTCCACGAACCGGGCGCGTGGGTCGGCGACCTGGCCGTGCTCGCGGCGCTCGCGGCGGGGTTCCTCGCGCTCGGCGCGTACGCGGTGCCGCGAACCGACTGA
- a CDS encoding ABC transporter ATP-binding protein, translating to MNETAAASASASADDAAGEAASVVVGEGIRRSYGDVVALDGVDVAVEPGEVFGLIGPNGAGKTTLVRALTGTTDAEGTIRVFGSAPDSVDPQRIGLLPQSFDPPERLTARELVGYYGGLYEDARDPEAVLTDVGMAADADAWYETLSGGQKRRTCVATAIVNDPDLLFLDEPTTGIDPAGRRSIHRLIERLAADGTTVFLTSHAMDEVERLADRVALLRDGAVVAVGAPADLIAEHGGEPRLEVALDGSKPAGDDLEAVRSALDGVEAEATADGPTVESTADGPAVESTRDGLRVLGVRPEGIGAVVDALGDAGVEFESLTWAEPSLEDVYLRLTGETYSPRSDGSVPGNPSGDGGDR from the coding sequence ATGAACGAGACGGCAGCCGCATCGGCCTCGGCGTCCGCGGACGACGCGGCGGGGGAGGCCGCCTCCGTCGTCGTCGGCGAGGGGATCCGCCGGTCGTACGGCGACGTCGTCGCGCTCGACGGCGTCGACGTGGCCGTCGAGCCGGGCGAGGTGTTCGGGCTGATCGGCCCCAACGGCGCGGGCAAGACGACGCTCGTGCGCGCGCTCACCGGGACGACGGACGCCGAGGGGACGATCCGCGTCTTCGGCTCGGCACCCGACTCGGTCGATCCCCAGCGGATCGGCCTCCTCCCGCAGTCGTTCGACCCGCCGGAGCGGCTCACCGCCCGCGAGCTCGTCGGCTACTACGGCGGGCTCTACGAGGACGCCCGCGACCCCGAGGCCGTCCTGACCGACGTGGGGATGGCCGCCGACGCCGACGCCTGGTACGAGACGCTCTCGGGCGGCCAGAAGCGCCGGACCTGCGTCGCGACCGCCATCGTCAACGACCCCGACCTGCTCTTCTTGGACGAGCCGACGACCGGGATCGACCCCGCCGGCCGGCGGTCGATCCACCGGCTGATCGAGCGGCTCGCGGCCGACGGGACCACGGTGTTCCTCACGAGCCACGCGATGGACGAGGTCGAGCGGCTCGCAGACCGCGTGGCGCTGTTGCGCGACGGCGCCGTCGTCGCCGTCGGCGCGCCCGCCGACCTGATCGCCGAACACGGCGGGGAGCCGCGGCTGGAGGTCGCACTGGACGGGTCGAAGCCGGCCGGCGACGATCTCGAGGCCGTCCGGAGCGCGCTCGACGGGGTCGAAGCGGAGGCGACGGCCGACGGACCGACGGTCGAGTCGACGGCCGACGGACCGGCGGTGGAATCGACCCGGGACGGTCTCCGGGTGCTCGGCGTGCGCCCGGAGGGGATCGGCGCGGTCGTCGACGCGCTCGGGGACGCGGGCGTCGAGTTCGAGTCGCTGACGTGGGCGGAGCCGTCCTTAGAGGACGTGTACCTCCGGTTGACCGGCGAGACGTACTCGCCGCGGTCCGACGGGAGCGTTCCCGGCAACCCCTCCGGGGACGGGGGAGACCGATGA
- a CDS encoding DUF7561 family protein: protein MASEPCDVCERSVRIAGGIGDLWNFAFESTQGMTLELADGSEFFLCFDCMESLPEDVEPTAEDVADLRERTDPVEEDGHSFWHWG from the coding sequence ATGGCCTCGGAGCCGTGCGACGTCTGTGAGCGGTCCGTCAGGATCGCCGGCGGGATCGGCGACCTCTGGAACTTCGCGTTCGAGTCGACCCAGGGGATGACCCTGGAGCTCGCGGACGGATCCGAGTTCTTCCTCTGTTTCGACTGTATGGAGTCGCTGCCCGAGGACGTCGAGCCGACCGCCGAGGACGTCGCCGACCTCCGCGAACGGACCGACCCGGTCGAGGAGGACGGTCACTCCTTCTGGCACTGGGGCTGA
- a CDS encoding ABC transporter ATP-binding protein: MGSEGDPPAAPRDADADAPAVELAGVSKRYDGTVAVEGVDLRIREGEFFTLVGPSGCGKTTTLRLIAGFEEPTEGRIRFGGRDVSGVPPEERNVGVVFQNYALFPHMTVGENVGYGLRFSEPPGGASRAERVRDLLELVDLPGAADRDPESLSGGQQQRVAMARALAPGPDLLLLDEPMSALDARLRERLRLQVREIQRELGITTVYVTHDQEEALSVSDRVAVMRGGTPEQVASPRSVYRRPASRFVAEFVGDNNVFEGVVAGPGDEGADAAVGTDSPDRTVPVDIGGETLRVGVGESEPEAAAAATPTPGDRVTFCVRPQHLRVGRAENGLRADVESAEFLGETTRVHLDCDGRDLVVRAEDPLEGTVVVGFDPADAHVIEAERGE, encoded by the coding sequence ATGGGATCTGAGGGTGACCCTCCGGCCGCGCCCCGCGACGCCGACGCGGACGCCCCGGCGGTCGAGCTCGCGGGCGTGAGCAAGCGCTACGACGGGACGGTCGCCGTCGAGGGCGTGGACCTCCGGATCCGGGAGGGGGAGTTCTTCACGCTCGTGGGCCCCTCCGGCTGCGGGAAGACGACGACGCTGCGGCTGATCGCGGGGTTCGAGGAGCCGACCGAGGGACGGATCCGGTTCGGCGGCCGCGACGTCTCGGGCGTCCCGCCGGAGGAGCGGAACGTGGGCGTGGTGTTCCAGAACTACGCGCTGTTCCCACACATGACCGTCGGCGAGAACGTGGGCTACGGGCTGCGCTTCTCGGAGCCGCCGGGCGGCGCGAGCCGCGCCGAGCGCGTCCGCGACCTGCTCGAGCTCGTCGACCTTCCGGGGGCCGCCGACCGCGACCCGGAGAGCCTCTCCGGCGGGCAACAACAGCGGGTCGCGATGGCGCGGGCGCTCGCGCCCGGCCCCGACCTCCTGCTCTTGGACGAGCCGATGAGCGCGCTCGACGCGCGCTTACGCGAGCGCCTCCGGCTTCAGGTGCGCGAGATCCAGCGCGAGCTGGGGATCACCACCGTCTACGTCACCCACGACCAGGAGGAGGCGCTCTCCGTCTCCGACCGCGTCGCGGTGATGCGGGGTGGCACGCCCGAGCAGGTCGCGTCGCCCCGGTCCGTGTACCGCCGGCCCGCCTCGCGGTTCGTCGCCGAGTTCGTCGGCGACAACAACGTGTTCGAGGGAGTCGTCGCGGGACCGGGCGACGAGGGCGCTGACGCGGCTGTCGGGACGGATTCGCCCGACCGAACCGTCCCCGTCGACATCGGCGGCGAGACGCTCCGCGTCGGGGTCGGCGAGTCCGAGCCCGAAGCCGCCGCGGCCGCGACCCCGACCCCCGGCGACCGGGTGACGTTCTGCGTCCGCCCGCAACACCTCCGGGTGGGACGAGCCGAGAACGGGCTCCGAGCCGACGTGGAGAGCGCGGAGTTCCTCGGGGAGACGACGCGGGTCCACCTCGACTGTGACGGCCGCGACCTCGTCGTGCGGGCCGAGGACCCCCTCGAGGGAACGGTCGTCGTGGGGTTCGACCCCGCGGACGCACACGTGATCGAGGCGGAGCGCGGCGAGTGA
- a CDS encoding ABC transporter permease, with protein sequence MSDGSPDRDGSAGPGHRRNRPARLRDRLERHALAALATATVAVLAVVFYYPVGTVLVESVVVDGAVTLAVFADLLRDPFYFGELARLFAGESPLAVGRALLSPDRRLGIVGFTAYQAALSTLASVALGLPAAYLLARFEFPGRRTLRSLTIVPFVLPSIMVAVGYVATFGRNGTLNALLGAVGLGPVELLFTLEAIVIAHAFYNAPLVARVTTAAWESVDASAVETARSLGAGPLRAFLHVVAPQVYPAVLMGAALTFVFTFGTFPIVLALGGFELATVEVFVYRLARDLNYAEAAALAVVELAISLSVLGAYLRYEARHTVTSRGVRPLPRRPLLPSAPTPRELLPRLGLGVYAVVAALVFLAPIASMVLASVTGGDGALTLEHYRFLAERQRTGAAFQVRPWPAVRNSLVFAAASALVALPMGVVVAVITTREYRGRKLLDAVAMAPFAVSGILVGLGLLRGLVFGIEVAGWRIAVAGSAAIVAAHAVAGYPFVVRTVAPGLESLDRSLVESARALGASRARVLRDVELPLVWPGVVAGAAFAVAISMGEFTATVVLATGADAYTMPVAIERFIGRRLGPATAMGVVLLVVTGLSFVVIERLGGEYDGI encoded by the coding sequence GTGAGCGACGGATCGCCCGATCGAGACGGATCCGCGGGCCCCGGCCACCGGCGGAACCGTCCGGCTCGGCTCCGCGACCGCCTCGAGCGACACGCGCTGGCCGCGCTCGCGACCGCGACGGTCGCGGTGTTGGCCGTCGTCTTCTACTACCCGGTGGGGACCGTCCTCGTCGAGTCCGTCGTCGTCGACGGCGCGGTCACGCTCGCCGTCTTCGCCGACCTGCTGCGGGACCCCTTCTACTTCGGCGAGCTGGCGCGGCTGTTCGCGGGCGAGAGCCCGCTCGCGGTCGGGAGGGCGCTTCTCTCGCCGGATCGGCGGCTCGGGATCGTCGGGTTCACCGCCTACCAGGCCGCTCTCTCGACGCTGGCGAGCGTCGCGCTCGGTCTCCCCGCCGCCTACCTGCTCGCGCGCTTCGAGTTCCCCGGCCGGCGGACGCTGCGCTCCCTCACCATCGTCCCGTTCGTGCTCCCGTCGATCATGGTCGCGGTGGGGTACGTCGCCACCTTCGGCCGGAACGGGACGCTCAACGCCCTCCTCGGCGCGGTCGGGCTCGGCCCCGTCGAGCTCCTGTTCACGCTCGAGGCGATCGTGATCGCCCACGCCTTCTACAACGCGCCGCTCGTCGCGCGGGTGACGACGGCCGCCTGGGAGTCCGTCGACGCGAGCGCGGTCGAGACCGCCCGGAGCCTCGGCGCGGGCCCGCTCCGGGCGTTCCTCCACGTCGTCGCGCCGCAGGTGTATCCGGCCGTCCTGATGGGCGCGGCGCTCACGTTCGTCTTCACCTTCGGGACGTTCCCCATCGTGCTCGCGCTCGGCGGGTTCGAGCTGGCGACCGTCGAGGTGTTCGTCTACCGGCTCGCGCGCGATTTGAACTACGCGGAGGCGGCGGCGCTCGCGGTCGTCGAGCTCGCCATCTCGCTGTCGGTGCTCGGCGCGTATCTCCGGTACGAGGCGCGACACACGGTGACCTCGCGCGGCGTCAGACCGCTCCCGCGGCGACCCCTCCTCCCCTCCGCGCCGACTCCGCGGGAGCTCCTCCCCCGCCTCGGGCTCGGCGTCTACGCGGTCGTCGCGGCGCTGGTTTTCCTCGCGCCGATCGCCTCCATGGTCCTCGCGAGCGTCACCGGGGGCGACGGGGCGCTCACGCTCGAGCACTACCGGTTCCTGGCGGAGCGCCAGCGCACGGGCGCGGCGTTCCAGGTGCGGCCGTGGCCCGCCGTCCGCAACTCGCTCGTCTTCGCGGCCGCGTCGGCGCTCGTCGCGCTGCCGATGGGCGTCGTCGTCGCCGTGATCACCACCCGCGAGTACCGCGGCCGGAAGCTCCTCGACGCGGTCGCGATGGCCCCCTTCGCCGTCTCGGGGATCCTCGTGGGGCTCGGGCTGCTCCGCGGGCTGGTGTTCGGGATAGAGGTCGCCGGCTGGCGGATCGCGGTGGCCGGCTCGGCCGCCATCGTCGCCGCCCACGCCGTGGCGGGTTACCCGTTCGTCGTCCGGACGGTCGCGCCCGGGCTGGAGTCGCTCGACCGGTCGCTCGTGGAGTCCGCCCGCGCGCTCGGCGCGTCGCGGGCGCGGGTGCTCCGGGACGTCGAGCTCCCCCTGGTCTGGCCGGGCGTCGTCGCGGGCGCGGCGTTCGCGGTCGCCATCTCGATGGGCGAGTTCACGGCGACGGTCGTCCTCGCGACCGGCGCGGACGCCTACACGATGCCGGTCGCGATCGAACGCTTCATCGGCCGGCGGCTCGGACCCGCGACCGCGATGGGCGTCGTCCTCCTCGTCGTGACCGGGCTGAGCTTCGTCGTGATAGAGCGGCTCGGGGGTGAGTACGATGGGATCTGA
- a CDS encoding thiamine ABC transporter substrate-binding protein gives MTDETTETDAIDRRHTRRRFLALGGAAGVAGLAGCSAERTGDGGSDGSGSADGNGEESDGGNGDDGGNGDGSGDDGSEDGEDETPTLTVATYGAFIDAPSVSPGEWLKEEFESRVDAELEWATPDNEVNYYVERAASGASIDADLYVGLTAEDLVRVDEEVDGDLFSPAGEIEGSDAIRDGLRFDPFERAVPFDTGYVSLVYDGTETEAPETFEGLLAEEHRGDLIAQNPGGSSTGRAFMLHTVARFGDGEDGSVEGGDGDPDYDYLDFWAELQENDVRVLGSWEDAYNAWNAEGEAPMVVSYSTDQVFADMEGANLEEHQIRFLNDQAYATPEGMAVFADADEPDLAREFMSFMLEPAVQGEIAQRNVAFPATDTAELPDDYAELAQEPAEPVTFTYDQLQGSLDGWITAWERQYASN, from the coding sequence ATGACCGACGAGACGACGGAGACGGACGCGATCGACCGGAGACACACGCGGCGGCGGTTCCTCGCGCTCGGCGGCGCGGCGGGCGTGGCGGGGCTCGCCGGCTGTAGCGCGGAGCGAACGGGCGACGGCGGCTCCGATGGCTCGGGGAGCGCCGACGGAAACGGGGAGGAAAGCGACGGCGGGAACGGGGACGACGGAGGCAACGGCGACGGAAGCGGCGACGACGGCAGCGAGGACGGCGAGGACGAGACGCCGACGCTGACGGTCGCGACCTACGGCGCGTTCATCGACGCGCCCTCCGTGAGTCCCGGCGAGTGGCTCAAAGAGGAGTTCGAGTCGCGCGTCGACGCCGAGTTGGAGTGGGCGACGCCCGACAACGAGGTGAACTACTACGTCGAGCGCGCGGCCTCCGGCGCGTCGATCGACGCCGACCTCTACGTCGGGCTCACCGCGGAGGACCTGGTCCGGGTCGACGAGGAGGTCGACGGCGACCTCTTCTCCCCCGCCGGCGAGATCGAGGGAAGCGACGCGATCCGTGACGGACTCCGGTTCGACCCGTTCGAGCGCGCGGTCCCGTTCGACACCGGCTACGTCAGCCTCGTGTACGACGGCACCGAGACGGAGGCTCCCGAGACGTTCGAGGGGCTGCTCGCGGAGGAACACCGCGGAGATCTCATCGCGCAGAACCCGGGCGGCTCCTCGACGGGCCGCGCGTTCATGTTGCACACGGTCGCCCGGTTCGGCGACGGCGAGGACGGGAGCGTCGAGGGCGGCGACGGCGACCCGGACTACGACTACCTCGACTTCTGGGCGGAGCTCCAGGAGAACGACGTCCGCGTGTTGGGCTCGTGGGAGGACGCGTACAACGCCTGGAACGCGGAGGGGGAGGCCCCGATGGTGGTGTCGTACTCCACCGACCAGGTGTTCGCGGACATGGAGGGGGCGAACCTCGAGGAACATCAGATCCGCTTCCTGAACGACCAGGCGTACGCGACCCCCGAGGGGATGGCGGTGTTCGCCGACGCCGACGAGCCCGACCTCGCCCGCGAGTTCATGTCCTTCATGCTCGAACCCGCGGTCCAGGGGGAGATAGCCCAGCGCAACGTGGCGTTCCCCGCGACCGACACCGCGGAGCTGCCCGACGACTACGCCGAGCTGGCCCAGGAGCCCGCCGAGCCGGTCACGTTCACGTACGACCAGCTCCAAGGGTCGCTCGACGGATGGATCACCGCGTGGGAACGCCAGTACGCGAGCAACTGA
- the hisA gene encoding 1-(5-phosphoribosyl)-5-[(5-phosphoribosylamino)methylideneamino]imidazole-4-carboxamide isomerase, with the protein MSGFPEFEVIPAVDVQDGSVVQLVGGERGTGKRYGDPVEAASRWIDEGAETLHLVDLDGAFEGERENAAAIEAVVDTVDEGVGLQLGGGIRTAADARGLLDAGIDRVIVGTAAVETPEIVAEIDETHPGSVVVSLDAKEGEVVVSGWTEGTGLDPAEAAARYEELGAGAILFTNVDVEGRLEGIDREAVESVVEAVEIPVIASGGVATVDDVVALKRAGAAAVVVGTALYEGRFTLREAQAAADEA; encoded by the coding sequence ATGAGCGGCTTCCCCGAGTTCGAGGTGATCCCCGCGGTCGACGTCCAGGACGGCTCCGTCGTCCAGCTGGTCGGCGGCGAGCGCGGCACGGGCAAACGCTACGGCGACCCGGTCGAGGCGGCGTCGCGCTGGATCGACGAGGGGGCCGAGACCCTCCACCTCGTCGACCTCGACGGGGCGTTCGAGGGCGAGCGCGAGAACGCCGCCGCGATCGAGGCGGTCGTCGACACCGTCGACGAGGGGGTCGGGCTCCAGCTCGGCGGGGGGATCCGGACCGCCGCGGACGCCCGCGGCCTGCTGGACGCCGGCATCGACCGCGTCATCGTGGGCACCGCCGCGGTCGAGACCCCGGAGATCGTCGCCGAGATCGACGAGACGCACCCGGGGAGCGTCGTCGTCAGTCTCGACGCGAAGGAGGGCGAGGTCGTCGTCTCCGGGTGGACGGAGGGGACCGGGCTCGACCCCGCCGAGGCCGCCGCGCGCTACGAGGAGCTCGGCGCGGGCGCGATCCTCTTCACGAACGTCGACGTGGAGGGGCGGCTGGAGGGGATCGACCGCGAGGCGGTCGAGAGCGTTGTCGAGGCGGTCGAGATCCCCGTGATCGCCTCCGGCGGCGTCGCGACCGTCGACGACGTGGTCGCGCTGAAGCGGGCCGGCGCGGCCGCCGTCGTGGTCGGCACCGCCCTCTACGAGGGTCGGTTCACGCTCCGGGAGGCGCAGGCCGCGGCCGACGAGGCCTGA
- the hisB gene encoding imidazoleglycerol-phosphate dehydratase HisB, whose amino-acid sequence MSEHDRTAAVSRETAETAIDLTLAVDGDGESEVDTGIGFYDHMLESFAKHGLFDLTVRCDGDTHIDDHHTVEDVAICLGEAFDEALGDKRGIRRYADRRVPLDEAVASVVVDVAGRPYYDFSGEFSQERVGEFTSVMADHFALSLAQNAGLTLHAAVETGENAHHEVEALFKALARALDDATRIDGRRSDTPSTKGEL is encoded by the coding sequence ATGAGCGAGCACGACCGGACCGCGGCGGTCTCCCGCGAGACGGCCGAGACGGCGATCGACCTGACCCTCGCGGTCGACGGCGACGGGGAGAGCGAGGTGGACACCGGGATCGGCTTTTACGACCACATGCTCGAATCGTTCGCGAAACACGGCCTCTTCGATCTCACCGTCCGCTGTGACGGCGACACCCACATCGACGACCACCACACCGTCGAGGACGTGGCGATCTGTCTCGGCGAGGCGTTCGACGAGGCGCTCGGCGACAAGCGTGGAATCCGGCGGTACGCCGACCGCCGAGTGCCCCTCGACGAGGCGGTCGCGAGCGTCGTCGTCGACGTGGCGGGACGGCCGTACTACGACTTCTCCGGCGAGTTCTCCCAGGAGCGGGTCGGGGAGTTCACGAGCGTCATGGCCGACCACTTCGCGCTCTCTCTGGCACAGAACGCCGGACTCACGCTCCACGCCGCGGTCGAGACGGGCGAGAACGCCCACCACGAGGTCGAGGCGCTGTTCAAGGCGCTCGCTCGCGCGCTCGACGACGCGACGCGGATCGACGGCCGCCGGAGCGACACGCCGAGCACGAAGGGAGAACTGTAG